A genome region from Rattus norvegicus strain BN/NHsdMcwi chromosome 17, GRCr8, whole genome shotgun sequence includes the following:
- the Serpinb6b gene encoding serine (or cysteine) peptidase inhibitor, clade B, member 6b isoform X2 — protein MRVTKALSLDKCSGRGSRDVHQGFQSLLAKVNKTGTQYLLKTANRLFGEKTFDILASFKDACRKFYEAEMEELDFKGAPEQSRQHINTWVAKKTEGQSISLNWNSQKKITELLSSGSVNANTPLVLVNAIYFKGNWKKQFNKEDTQEMPFKVTKNEEKPVKMMFKKSTFKMTYVEEISTTILLLPYVGNELNMIIMLPDEHIELRMVEKEITYKKFIEWTSLDKMEEREVEVFLPKFKLEENHDMKDVLHRLGMTDAFEQGMADFSGIASKEGLFLSKVIHKSFVEVNEEGTEAAAATAANVTFRCMVPYFCANHPFLFFIQHSRTNGIVFCGRFSSP, from the exons GCACTTTCTTTGGATAAATGCAGCGGCAGAGGAAGTAGAGATGTTCACCAGGGCTTCCAGTCCCTTCTCGCCAAAGTGAACAAGACTGGCACACAGTACTTGCTCAAAACAGCCAACAGGCTCTTCGGGGAAAAGACTTTTGATATCTTAGCC TCTTTTAAAGATGCCTGCCGCAAGTTCTACGAAGCAGAAATGGAAGAGCTGGACTTCAAGGGTGCTCCAGAGCAGTCGCGACAGCACATCAACACCTGGGTAGCCAAAAAGACAGAAG GTCAAAGCATCTCACTGAACTGGAACTCACAAA AAAAAATTACCGAGTTGCTATCTTCAGGTTCAGTGAATGCAAACACTCCACTGGTCCTTGTGAATGCCATCTACTTCAAAGGGAACTGGAAGAAGCAGTTTAACAAAGAGGACACTCAAGAAATGCctttcaaagtcaccaag AATGAGGAGAAACCTGTGAAAATGATGTTTAAGAAATCTACCTTTAAGATGACCTATGTGGAAGAGATATCCACTACTATTCTGTTGCTTCCCTATGTTGGCAATGAACTGAACATGATCATCATGCTTCCAGATGAacacattgaactgagaatg gtggaaaaggaaataacttaCAAGAAATTCATAGAGTGGACGAGCCTGGACAAGATGGAAGAAAGAGAGGTGGAGGTTTTCCTCCCAAAGTTTAAACTGGAGGAGAACCATGACATGAAGGATGTCCTCCACAGGCTGGGCATGACTGATGCCTTTGAGCAGGGCATGGCAGACTTTTCAGGAATAGCATCTAAAGAAGGCTTGTTTCTGTCCAAGGTCATTCACAAGTCCTTTGTGGAGGTCAATGAAGAGGGCACAGAGGCTGCAGCTGCCACTGCAGCCAATGTAACTTTTAGGTGTATGGTCCCTTACTTTTGTGCCAAccacccttttcttttcttcatccagcACAGCAGGACCAATGGGATTGTATTCTGTGGCCGGTTCTCCTCCCCATGA
- the Serpinb6b gene encoding serine (or cysteine) peptidase inhibitor, clade B, member 6b isoform X3 has product MAAENSYDEIQAINARIIPGSLHVWFQSQSISLNWNSQKKITELLSSGSVNANTPLVLVNAIYFKGNWKKQFNKEDTQEMPFKVTKNEEKPVKMMFKKSTFKMTYVEEISTTILLLPYVGNELNMIIMLPDEHIELRMVEKEITYKKFIEWTSLDKMEEREVEVFLPKFKLEENHDMKDVLHRLGMTDAFEQGMADFSGIASKEGLFLSKVIHKSFVEVNEEGTEAAAATAANVTFRCMVPYFCANHPFLFFIQHSRTNGIVFCGRFSSP; this is encoded by the exons ATGGCTGCAGAGAATTCATATGATGAAATCCAGGCCATCAATGCCAGAATCATCCCAGGGTCCTTACATGTTTGGTTTCAAA GTCAAAGCATCTCACTGAACTGGAACTCACAAA AAAAAATTACCGAGTTGCTATCTTCAGGTTCAGTGAATGCAAACACTCCACTGGTCCTTGTGAATGCCATCTACTTCAAAGGGAACTGGAAGAAGCAGTTTAACAAAGAGGACACTCAAGAAATGCctttcaaagtcaccaag AATGAGGAGAAACCTGTGAAAATGATGTTTAAGAAATCTACCTTTAAGATGACCTATGTGGAAGAGATATCCACTACTATTCTGTTGCTTCCCTATGTTGGCAATGAACTGAACATGATCATCATGCTTCCAGATGAacacattgaactgagaatg gtggaaaaggaaataacttaCAAGAAATTCATAGAGTGGACGAGCCTGGACAAGATGGAAGAAAGAGAGGTGGAGGTTTTCCTCCCAAAGTTTAAACTGGAGGAGAACCATGACATGAAGGATGTCCTCCACAGGCTGGGCATGACTGATGCCTTTGAGCAGGGCATGGCAGACTTTTCAGGAATAGCATCTAAAGAAGGCTTGTTTCTGTCCAAGGTCATTCACAAGTCCTTTGTGGAGGTCAATGAAGAGGGCACAGAGGCTGCAGCTGCCACTGCAGCCAATGTAACTTTTAGGTGTATGGTCCCTTACTTTTGTGCCAAccacccttttcttttcttcatccagcACAGCAGGACCAATGGGATTGTATTCTGTGGCCGGTTCTCCTCCCCATGA